A region of the Drosophila subobscura isolate 14011-0131.10 chromosome J, UCBerk_Dsub_1.0, whole genome shotgun sequence genome:
tgcatagaGGGCGTTTTTGTGCAGCCTGTCCGTCTCCATGGGATTTGTGTGATGGAATTCCTAGACCTCTCAGTGAGTTCTAGGTACAGCTCAGAAAGGTATAGAAGATCTCCCGCAGACAAGAACATATTCAGAAATAATTCCGACAGAATCTATCCGTTTATTGCGGTTGCTCTGTGGGCATTGAGGGTGGCACTATCCTGAAGTAGCCGTCAGCCATGTAGATTCGCGGATAGTCTGGTCCGCTGCCATCCGGGTTGGTCTTCCAGGTGATGGTTAGACAGGGTTCCCCCGCCTTGGCCTTCCTCGGTATCGTGATCTGGTAGTTCTGTGCATCCTCCGCTTTCACATTGTTCTCGATGAGCAGGAGTTGGCgatctgtctgtggctgtggctccggctgttgttgctgctgctccaactgctgGGGCGTTGCCACTGGAAGCAGGCTTTGTTGTAAGGGATAAGGATTGTCGTGGGACCCGTGCACGAGTAGACTTCAACTTACATGGCTGGCTCCACGCGCAGGCAATCAGCAGCGCACagaatgccagcagcagcttgtgcAATGCCTCTGatttcataattatttatacGAATGTGTggaaatataaacaaatactgtgctctggctgtggctgtggctgtggcttgtgCTCTCGCTTGTGCTCTGGCTCCCTATACTAGATGCACGGCTATTATCAATTATTAATAAACGACGAAGACGGCGACAACTACGACGACTTGGCGCTACGCGTTCTCAGCTCAGACTGTGCGATCATCTGAGCAGCTCCAACTGCTGAGGCGATGCTCTACCCAGCCTCTTTGGGGCTGCTATCACCTGAAACTGGGGGCGGCCCCCTTATTTCTGAATGAATCAAGCACTGAGCCGCGACGATTTGTAAACAATGGCTCTATCAGAGTCCCGAGCTGATAAGTTTCGAGTGAACAAAGGAAAAGTCTTGCGGGCACCGCTGTTGGGGTCATCGATTGCTCAGCCCCACACTCGTAGTTATCAGAAACGCATATATGAATCGTGCATGCCCGGTAATCGTAGATCTTTAGAGCAGATTCCACACCAATAGTAGAACTATGTCGaagttttttttgggcagcttCTATGTTCGAGCAGCAGAGCAGTTCTACCCTGCAACTATACCGCATGCAACTGAACTGTTCATGTTTGATGAGGAATATTTAACGATATATTAATGTAATCAATATGATAGTCTGATTTGTGTATCTATTGAGATAATTCTGCTCCCTCACGAACTCGAGAACTGCTTACGAGCAGTTTCCTGTTAGATGAACTGAGCTGCTTGATACCAGTGACTTAACAAACTGTTAAGTGACTCTGTTAGCCGGTATAATCTGAAATGTTAACTGCTTGCCGGCGGGAactgttaatttaatttcttgttaACAGTTTtttaacgctcagcaccatgTCTTGTGCCTATTGTTAAGATAAACACTCATTTAAACTCCTTTCTTATAGCATTGGTATTAGGTCCCAGGTTCCATCACAACTTTCTGATCGCATCACCCATCtgataaatatgtacttacattAGTACATGTAAATGCTTtcattttataatatttatttatattatgaaTTCTATACTGCTTTAGGATATAGACCTTAAGTATATCAAAAGGCCGTCACCCAACTAATTTTCGATCAGATAAACCAAGCCCCAATACCGCCTGACTCCTAACAAATCTCCTATCGGACAATAAATGGTTCAATTATGTTCGTTGCACTGCAGCCACCTGGCGCCTTATAATTTGAATATAACCCATAACACCGAGTTTTTGTCAGACATCAATAACATACTCGATATATTAGTATCGATAGTTCCCTTGATCGTTTTGCAACACTAGTTATCGGCGCAGCAGAAACTACGGCGTTTCACAATTTTACTggaaaaacaactaaaataacaaaagcgaGTCCTTTGAAACAGCCAATCTTCTAGAAAATCGATTCTTCTTTCTTATGAAATTAAAAGTTCAATGTTGGGAGTCTTATCTTGCCTATAATATTGAAGAGAATATCAGAATCGGGGAATATGAATTCCATCGGAATATTTTGACTCTGATAAAGGTATTATTCGGTATACTTTTGAGGGTCAgtggtatatttgatcgataaaactgcggtcacactgcaatAAGAACATGCGCCATATTTCtcaaaactttaaatttattgtaaaaCCATAACAAAAAGGATAAAAAGgtatcaaaaacaaaagtaaaacgaTAAACAGTCATGACGGATACCTCAGCATATCAATTGCGGTACGAGTACGCTGCAGTTTGTACCAAACTCGGACCTCCATAAGGTCTGCTTCCATGTTTTGATGAtcattttccaatttaatctatttttgtttggtttttagaTACCTAATCTTGGGCTGCAAGCTGATGTACGAACAATAGAGTCCAGCTTGTGACTGGCGAGGTCTGATCCCTGATGGGAAAGCACGTGGATCGGTTACCGGCGCACTCTGGCTCCAACTGCACAACAATCTGACTGTGTCCAATTAGATAGCACCCAAGTAAGCTTCATCTCACTCAACCAGCGCCAATCAGCTTTGATGCCTAACGAATATCGTCTGTCCCAGATTCAATACCCCGCATTTTGACGCTCGAGGCACATCTGAAGCGATTGCAGTTGGAACACGAATGATACGGAACAGATATTAGGCCGTGGAAAAGTGGGAAGGCACGCAGTCTGATTGACAGAAGCATCTCATGAACTGTGGGTCTCGGTAACAGAAGAAAGATTTACATTGCTGGTCCATCCGGGCTAGGGATCACAGATTTTGGCAGCTATGCCATAAACGCACAAAAAGCCACCACCAGCAATGAGTTGCAGCATGGCACCAATGTGCAGTTCAAAGAGTCCGAGGAGGAGAGCTATAATGATAAATATGGCGAGATTTGGGACAATTATGTACCTGATGAGGGGAGGCTAACATTGAGGCACATCCTACACGGAGAGAGTGTGAGTATATCAGCGGTACGCATCGATATAATTGATTACCAatcttgtgtgttttctttttacacAGTTGGCCAGTGAGAGTCTGTCAGCATTATGAAAAAATATCGTATCCTGCATCTCCTGGACATCTTTGTTATGAAAGAACGCCGTGGATTTGCAGAGCAGGTCAGCCTATGTGTAGGGATACGCCACACATTACACGCAAAAACCCTGCGGTAGCGGGGAAGGGTGATGGAGCTTGATGAGCTGGCCTTGACCTATGGCACTCATTTATTTAATGGCGAATAAACGCTGCCAACTGCCCGAGAGTTCCTATAACAAGCTACGCAAGGCCTTTGGGGATGTGCATGTCCCGGCACTCAAGATCTTTGACGACAACGATGAGCTGCATCCCATCGTTGGCTATTCGCAGGTTGAGCTGTATGAAGCAGTTATTGGGCATGGCCATTCGTCTGACGCAGGCCTTTGTGGCTATTTAATGCTTGATGGAGGGCTTTCGTCGGCTGTGTCTGCATATATCAGGCCCAGATGGTCACTCAGGGCATGAGCAAGGAATCATACTTGCAATAACTGCCGCACTTCAGTGTCCACATATATTGTCGAGCGATGCTGAGGAGGTAAGGTGTATATTGATTCTGCCAGCAGCTATCTTTAACCGTTTGGTGTTTTTCAGAAAATCGAAACCGTTTCCGGCATCATAGAGCTGGAGTTTGAGGAATAAAGTGGTCTCTGGCAGCTCTACAATACACAGATGGCCGATGGGGTCCGATTCGCCAACATTGAGCCAACTATGTGATCTACCTGGTGAGTGAATGCCGCGTCAAAACAACATTCTTCTCACAGAAGACCATCACCCCATTAGTAAATGctttcattttatatttatttatattatgaaTTCTATACTCCTTTAGGTTATAGAACTTAAGTATATCAAAAGGCCGTCACCCAACTAATTTTCGATCAGATAAACCAAGCCCTAATTCCGCCTGACACCTAACAAATCTCCCATCGGACATTAAATGGTTCAATTATGTTCGTTGCACTGCAGCCACCTGGCGCCTTCTAATTTGAATATAACCCATAACACCGAGTTTTTGTCAGACATCATTAACATACTCGATATATTAGTATCGATAGTTCCCTTGATCGTTTTGCAGCACTAGTTATCGGCGCAGAAAAAACTACGGCGTTTCACAATTTTACTggaaaaacaactaaaataacaaaagcgaGTCTTTTGAAACAGCCAATCTTCtagaaaattgattcttcTTTCTTATGAAATTAAAAGTTCAATGTTGGGAGTCTTATCTTGCTTATAATAT
Encoded here:
- the LOC117893168 gene encoding uncharacterized protein LOC117893168 codes for the protein MKSEALHKLLLAFCALLIACAWSQPLATPQQLEQQQQQPEPQPQTDRQLLLIENNVKAEDAQNYQITIPRKAKAGEPCLTITWKTNPDGSGPDYPRIYMADGYFRIVPPSMPTEQPQ